A single genomic interval of uncultured Desulfobacter sp. harbors:
- a CDS encoding spore photoproduct lyase family protein: MIRPTRVFIDKDLDLTPEIEYLISKVKPTPETVADSRPVYDLINQADDPVGFAKKVLYITTNKGALIRQCPGTSYYTCCDYTILHCGTFCTMDCAYCILQAYFHPPVLQYFAGFDQYTAALEPIFQGDTILRIGTGEYTDSLIWEPVSLMPKFLVEKFAAQDRAVLELKTKTVSIDSLLDLDHNRKTILSWSVNTPEIIASQERDTASLAARLKAAAKAVSKGFRVAFHFDPIFLYPGCESAYEKVVESIFAHVSPKDVVWISIGTFRFMPHLKSIIEARFPDSTIPYGEFITGLDNKMRYFKPLRIAMYQRLAGVFRQLAPEVAVYFCMEDEEVWMKTFGFFPGKPKALAHMLDRAAADRCGLDTRLL; encoded by the coding sequence ATGATTCGTCCAACCCGGGTATTTATAGACAAGGATCTGGATCTGACGCCGGAAATTGAGTACCTGATCTCAAAAGTCAAACCGACACCGGAGACGGTTGCGGACTCAAGGCCGGTATATGACCTGATCAACCAGGCTGATGATCCTGTTGGATTTGCCAAAAAAGTGCTTTACATCACCACCAATAAGGGCGCCCTGATCCGCCAATGCCCGGGCACCAGTTATTACACCTGCTGTGATTACACCATTTTGCACTGCGGCACCTTTTGCACCATGGACTGCGCCTACTGCATCCTGCAGGCCTATTTTCATCCCCCCGTGCTCCAATATTTTGCAGGCTTTGACCAGTACACTGCCGCGCTGGAGCCGATTTTTCAAGGGGACACTATTTTACGCATAGGTACCGGCGAATATACAGACTCCCTGATCTGGGAACCTGTCAGCCTGATGCCGAAGTTTCTGGTTGAAAAATTTGCAGCCCAGGACCGGGCCGTTCTTGAACTGAAGACAAAAACCGTTAGTATAGACTCACTTCTTGACTTGGACCATAACCGGAAGACCATTCTATCCTGGTCCGTGAATACCCCTGAAATAATTGCATCACAAGAGCGGGACACAGCAAGTCTTGCCGCACGTCTTAAGGCTGCAGCCAAAGCCGTGTCAAAGGGCTTTCGGGTGGCATTTCATTTTGATCCCATTTTTCTGTATCCTGGATGCGAAAGTGCCTATGAAAAGGTGGTTGAATCCATCTTCGCCCATGTAAGCCCAAAAGATGTTGTATGGATTTCCATTGGTACATTCAGGTTCATGCCCCATCTAAAATCCATTATTGAAGCACGTTTTCCGGATTCAACCATTCCTTATGGTGAATTCATCACCGGGCTTGACAATAAAATGCGTTATTTCAAGCCATTGCGCATCGCTATGTACCAACGCCTTGCGGGCGTGTTCCGGCAGCTTGCCCCCGAAGTCGCCGTCTATTTCTGTATGGAAGACGAAGAGGTATGGATGAAAACCTTTGGTTTTTTCCCAGGAAAGCCCAAGGCACTTGCCCATATGCTGGACCGGGCTGCCGCAGACCGTTGCGGACTTGACACCCGCCTGCTCTAA
- a CDS encoding small multi-drug export protein: MKNFLLNTIEGRVLVTGFLFTALFLAFVIIGIVQGTPGAKVAFVVFITHCVGSRAGGIGLCILNDFDPFTTIALNFYLECLIVCYTYASFALSTSGIFKAAWIKISMRALKEKAEEKKEKIKRWGWIGIFAFVMAPLPVTGPVVGTIIGYMMRMRLFSNFSAAGLGTLTAIVAWYYGFEFLEDRFAMLQYVFIAICVVIIIPYLKPIKRFIDYLRRESNDQSAGDRNPK, encoded by the coding sequence ATGAAAAACTTTCTTTTAAACACCATTGAGGGCCGGGTTCTTGTGACCGGTTTTTTGTTTACTGCGCTGTTTCTTGCTTTTGTTATCATTGGTATAGTCCAGGGCACACCGGGTGCGAAGGTTGCTTTTGTGGTGTTCATTACCCATTGTGTAGGCAGCCGGGCTGGAGGCATCGGCCTATGCATCCTTAACGACTTTGATCCTTTTACCACGATTGCCTTAAATTTTTATTTAGAATGCCTGATAGTCTGCTATACCTATGCAAGCTTTGCCCTAAGCACCAGCGGCATATTTAAAGCCGCCTGGATCAAAATATCCATGAGAGCACTCAAGGAAAAAGCTGAAGAGAAAAAAGAAAAAATAAAACGCTGGGGCTGGATCGGAATATTTGCCTTTGTGATGGCCCCTCTGCCTGTCACAGGCCCTGTGGTGGGCACCATCATCGGTTATATGATGAGAATGCGTCTGTTTAGCAATTTCAGCGCGGCGGGTCTTGGCACCCTGACAGCTATCGTAGCCTGGTACTATGGGTTTGAATTTCTTGAGGATCGGTTTGCAATGCTTCAGTATGTTTTTATCGCTATCTGTGTAGTCATCATTATCCCCTATCTGAAACCAATAAAAAGATTCATTGATTACCTGCGCCGGGAAAGTAATGATCAGAGCGCCGGTGACCGAAATCCAAAATAA